CAAGCCGCGGCGACAGGCCTTTGAGGGCAGGTTGCTGGTGCTGATCAGCGCCGACAACTCCTCGGGCAGCACCAACCTGTCGGCGATCCTCGCCGAGCAGGACCGCACCACTTTGATCGGAGAGGAGACCGGGGGTAGCGCAGAGGGACCCACGGCCGGACTGCTGTTCACGCTCACGCTGCCGAACAGCGGCATCCGCATGCGCCTGCCGTTCTTTCGCTACCGCAACGACGTCTCGGGCTTCGAGCGCGGCATGGGACTGAGCCCGGATATCGAGGCGCCCTGGACCTTCGAGAGCGCACGCGCCGGTGAGGACCCCGCGATGGAGGCCGCCCTGGCGCTCATCGAGCGGTGAACGAAGTCCTTAGCCCGTACCACCCACCGTCAGGCCATCGATCTTCAGGGTGGGTTGGCCGACGCCGACCGGCACGCTCTGCCCCTCCTTGCCGCACACGCCGACGCCGCGGTCCAGGGCCATGTCGTTGCCCACCATGCTGACCCGCGTCAGCACGTCGGGGCCGTTGCCGATCAGGGTGGCGCCCTTCACGGGACGGGTGAGCTTGCCGTCTTCGATCAGCCACGCTTCGCTGGCGGAGAAGACGAACTTACCGGAGGTGATATCCACCTGGCCGCCACCGAAGTTGGAGGCGTAGAGGCCGCGATCCACGGAGGCCAGGATTTCCTCCGGGTCGTGCTCGCCGGCGAGCATGAACGTGTTGGTCATGCGCGGCATGGGCACGTGAGCGAAGGACTCGCGACGGCCATTGCCGGTCGGTTTCATGCCCATCAGCCTGGCGTTCATCTTGTCCTGCATGTAGGCGCGCAGGATGCCTTTCTCGATGAGCACGGTCTCGCCGGTGGGCGTGCCTTCATCGTCGACGTTGAGGGAGCCGCGTCGATCGGGAATGTTGCCCTGATCAACGACCGTGCACAGGGGCGAGGCCACCTGCTCGCCCAAGCGACCGGCGAAGGCGGAGGTCTTCTTACGGTTGAAGTCGCCCTCCAGCCCATGGCCGATGGCCTCGTGCAGCAACACGCCCGGCCAGCCCGGGCCGAGCACCACGGTCATTGTGCCCGCCGGCGCCTCCTCCGCTTCGAGGTTCACCAGAGCCTGCTCCACCGCCCGCCGCGCGTAGTCCATCGCGCGATCGTCGGTAACGAAGTAGTCGTAGCCGAAGCGTCCACCGCCGCCGGCGCTGCCGACTTCCCGGCGACCGTCGCTTTCCGCGATCACGGTCACGTTGAAGCGCACGAGGGGGCGCACGTCGGCGGCGAGGGTACCGTCGGTGGCGGCCACCAGCATGGTCTCCAACTCGCCGGACAGGCTCACCATCACCTGACGCACGCGCGGATCCAGGGCGCGGGTACGCTTGTCGATGTCCTCGAGCAGGGCCACCTTGGCGTCGTCCGACAGCGTATCGAGGGGATCGACGGGCACGTAGAGCTGTGGCCGTTCGGGCGAACGCCAGGCCTGCACGGCGCCCGCATCGCCCGCGGCAGCGATGGCCCGGGCGGCACGACCGGCCTGCTCCAGCGCCTTCGGCGCGATTTCATCGGAGTAGGCGAAGCCGGTCTTCTCGGCACTCACCGCGCGCAGGCCGGCGCCATGATCGATGCTGTGGCTGGCATCTTTGACCATGCCGTCCTCGAGGGACCACCCTTCGCTGCGCGAGGCCTGCAGGTACACATCGGCGTAGTCCACCTGCCGATCGAGCATGCCGCCGAGCAGCTGCTCCAGCCGGGTCTCATCGAGGCCCGACGGGGCCAGCAGCGTGCGCCGTGCAGTCTCCAGCGTAGCGTCAGTCATCGTTCGTCTCTCTCCACCTAAATTCCATCAACGGCCGCTAGGCGCCGGCGCGGCCGGCCCCTGATCCGCATCGCTCGGCGCGGCGTCGCGCCGGGAGTTCGGCAACGCCACGCGCTGCACGGTAGGTTCGGCCCAGGGTCCGGTGATCCGGTACTCCGTGCGCGACAAATCCTTGAGCGGCTCCTTCATCAGCTCCGTGAAGATGAGCAGGGCCGCACCGACGACGGGACCTCCGGCGAGGGCCCCGGCCACCGGCAGGGGCGATCCCACGTTGGCGAGGACCACGGCCGTCTGATCATAGTCCCGACTGACCAGTCCCGTCCGCCCGCTGATGCGCACATCGGCCGTTTGCCCGAGCAACTGGAGGTCGTCGGTGTAGGCGTCGCCGTCGGCGATGGTGAAGGTACCGGAGATCTCATCGAAGCCGAGCCCCTTGTCGAACACATCGCGGAAATCCAGCTCCAGGCGTCGCGGCAAGGCGGCAACGCTCATGAGCCCGAACACCTTGCCCGCACCCGGGCGTACGTTCAGCAGCTGGCCGGACTCGATTTTGACGGCGATCTCCCCCGCCAACCGATCGTCCAGCACGATGCCGGGCGGCCCCTGCCAGCGGAAATTCGCGTCCAGGCTGGCGGCACTCGCGCTCATCGAGCCGGCGAAGCCGAGCTGCTCCAGCGTCGCCAGGAGGTCCGAGCTCGCAATCGCGAGCGTCAGGGAGGACGCCTGATCACCCGTCTCACGGGCTGACCACTCCCCCTCCCCGTCGAGGCGATAGCTCTCGCCTTCCACCGTGAGCCGGGGCAAACGCACGCCGGACTCCACCGCCTGAACTTCCAGGGCCACCCGCCCAAGGTTGAGCTGCCGCCAAGCG
This DNA window, taken from Pseudomonadota bacterium, encodes the following:
- the tldD gene encoding metalloprotease TldD, which produces MTDATLETARRTLLAPSGLDETRLEQLLGGMLDRQVDYADVYLQASRSEGWSLEDGMVKDASHSIDHGAGLRAVSAEKTGFAYSDEIAPKALEQAGRAARAIAAAGDAGAVQAWRSPERPQLYVPVDPLDTLSDDAKVALLEDIDKRTRALDPRVRQVMVSLSGELETMLVAATDGTLAADVRPLVRFNVTVIAESDGRREVGSAGGGGRFGYDYFVTDDRAMDYARRAVEQALVNLEAEEAPAGTMTVVLGPGWPGVLLHEAIGHGLEGDFNRKKTSAFAGRLGEQVASPLCTVVDQGNIPDRRGSLNVDDEGTPTGETVLIEKGILRAYMQDKMNARLMGMKPTGNGRRESFAHVPMPRMTNTFMLAGEHDPEEILASVDRGLYASNFGGGQVDITSGKFVFSASEAWLIEDGKLTRPVKGATLIGNGPDVLTRVSMVGNDMALDRGVGVCGKEGQSVPVGVGQPTLKIDGLTVGGTG